The proteins below are encoded in one region of Podarcis raffonei isolate rPodRaf1 chromosome 8, rPodRaf1.pri, whole genome shotgun sequence:
- the TNFRSF9 gene encoding tumor necrosis factor receptor superfamily member 9, protein MMGRSAPTPLLLLAFLLWRCFAAAKAGCEKGTYRDAQRQTCSPCTPCQDKYQYERRCSEDSDAVCKCAPEYECGDLECGSCVCGIGEEWNGAGCQECPEGKFKAWISGKCQNWTQCPANQISIPGTVKTDVVCNTTTEGPTKPQTWPVLTKETEQDSHLVPISIALAVALLLCVLFLVLFCIFFRSWAREKFPAVILKVPLGQLAQEVDDCSYRYPEEEEGGSNETAGLTGQLMEKIP, encoded by the exons ATGATGGGGCGCTCCGCTCCGACGCCGCTCCTGCTCCTCGCCTTCCTCCTTTGGAGATGCTTCGCCGCCGCCAAGGCGGGCTGCGAAAAAG GCACCTACCGGGACGCCCAGCGCCAGACTTGCAGCCCCTGCACCCCGTGCCAAG ACAAATATCAGTATGAGCGACGCTGCTCAGAAGACTCCGATGCTGtctgcaaatgcgcccctgaataTGAATGCGGAGATCTAGAGTGCGGCAGCTGCGTCTGTGGTATTGGAGAGGAGTGGAACGGAGCAG GTTGCCAAGAGTGTCCTGAAGGGAAGTTTAAGGCCTGGATATCCGGTAAAtgccaaaactggacaca ATGTCCAGCTAATCAGATCTCAATTCCTGGGACGGTGAAAACTGATGTGGTTTGCAACACGACAACAGAAGGCCCTACAAAACCTCAGACTTGGCCGGTTTTAACTAAGGAGACAG AGCAGGACAGCCATCTGGTCCCCATCAGTATCGCTTTGGCGGTAGCCTTGCTTCTGTGCGTGCTGTTCCTGGTGCTCTTTTGCATCTTCTTCAGATCCTGGGCTCGAGAGAAGTTCCCAGCTGTGATCCTGAAAG TGCCGCTTGGACAGTTGGCCCAGGAGGTGGATGACTGCAGCTACCGCTACccggaggaagaagagggaggaagCAACGAAACAGCAGGGCTGACAGGGCAGCTCATGGAAAAAATCCCTTAG